One window from the genome of Bdellovibrionales bacterium encodes:
- a CDS encoding FHA domain-containing protein has product MVLFIEALDGPHQGSRYKVEDGHKIGRNRGEIVINDEKISGEHARFEVDNKGQYVLIDLDSSNGILLSNRRVKRVSMLPGVTFRLGRTNFRVLTVETPKAEEFARVRSWRENLVEKLPSDWIQNKLVEGKGLPFSPTLKLRFVQGIQADETLHLGYGPRIAGANSLDIDLRDPEAPDLAFEIVPGDGLAKIKNLCRNKLSLNNQPVETETLQDGDLIRIGGTLIKVTYI; this is encoded by the coding sequence ATGGTACTATTCATAGAGGCTCTCGATGGGCCCCATCAGGGCTCACGATACAAGGTAGAAGACGGCCACAAGATCGGCCGCAACCGCGGAGAGATCGTCATCAACGACGAGAAAATCTCCGGCGAGCATGCTCGTTTTGAGGTCGATAATAAGGGTCAGTACGTTTTAATTGATTTAGACTCCTCAAATGGCATCTTGCTGTCGAACCGGCGGGTGAAACGCGTCTCTATGTTGCCAGGCGTCACGTTCCGTTTAGGTAGAACAAATTTCCGCGTTCTTACGGTGGAAACTCCAAAGGCTGAAGAGTTTGCCCGGGTCCGTTCTTGGCGGGAAAACCTCGTGGAAAAACTTCCTAGCGACTGGATTCAAAACAAACTGGTCGAAGGGAAAGGCCTGCCTTTTTCGCCAACTTTGAAACTTCGCTTTGTTCAGGGCATTCAAGCCGATGAAACTTTGCACTTGGGTTATGGGCCGCGAATTGCCGGGGCAAACTCGCTGGATATAGACCTGCGGGATCCTGAAGCTCCGGACCTTGCTTTTGAAATCGTCCCCGGCGATGGTCTGGCCAAAATTAAAAACCTCTGCAGGAATAAGTTAAGTCTCAACAATCAACCCGTTGAAACCGAAACTCTTCAAGATGGGGATCTCATTCGCATTGGCGGAACCCTGATCAAGGTCACGTATATTTAA
- a CDS encoding 50S ribosomal protein L9, producing MKVILSKDVKDVGKVGDLVNVSEGFARNFLFPRKLAAEATEKRVKEWEHLKRVADAKKKKAIAERQAVLAKINGTTVNFKVAAGENDKLFGTVTTTDISKELDKAGHSVDRRDIHLEEPIKVLGQHKAVIRMGEGAEAKIMINVERA from the coding sequence ATGAAAGTTATTCTTTCAAAAGACGTAAAAGATGTGGGTAAAGTTGGCGATCTCGTTAACGTATCTGAAGGTTTCGCACGCAACTTCTTGTTCCCAAGAAAGTTGGCTGCTGAAGCTACTGAAAAACGCGTAAAAGAGTGGGAACACTTGAAGCGCGTTGCTGATGCGAAGAAGAAAAAAGCGATCGCTGAAAGACAAGCTGTCTTGGCGAAAATCAACGGCACAACTGTGAACTTCAAAGTTGCAGCTGGTGAGAACGACAAACTCTTCGGTACAGTGACTACGACTGACATCTCTAAAGAGTTGGATAAAGCAGGTCACTCTGTAGACCGCCGTGATATCCACTTGGAAGAGCCGATCAAGGTTCTTGGCCAGCACAAAGCTGTCATCCGCATGGGTGAAGGCGCTGAAGCTAAGATCATGATCAACGTAGAGCGCGCTTAA
- a CDS encoding S8 family serine peptidase, whose product MKRLVKKARLVSVVGALFASAFATAAQPEAVPGEYVVKLREPISAYKNQMNVLSQELGSYIKSSIPGQNIVVIKRPVFEMQSSVVKAMAQNPSIEVIEPNYIYHASRTPNDPMLGQLWGMLNVGQADADKQQGIAGTDIGATQAWDIETGSKNVIIAVIDTGVDYTNPDLAPNMWTNAAELNGKKGVDDDGNGVVDDIYGYNTINNSGDPKDDHGHGSHCSGTIGAKGDDGKGIVGVNWNTRIMAVKFLDANGSGTLENAIKGIDYASKMGAKIMSNSWGGGGESQTLREAIERSNKAGALFVAAAGNESNNNDANPSYPASYQVPNVLSVAAVDNRGQIASFSNYGKNSVHVGAPGVNIVSTTTNGYEAWSGTSMATPHVSGVAGLIASHEPGLSAIEIRNRIITTARPIAGLRGKVRGAGFVNAYAALTNTVPQPDANDPANWQAMSVSAATAHPYADKSNETYEVSVPGAKEFSLYFSKFETERGYDTVQFFDAKGKLVGEMSGNNDDSFSPVITGDYVKIVFKSDDSVSLYGFEVTKAAWR is encoded by the coding sequence ATGAAAAGGCTTGTGAAAAAAGCCCGTCTCGTGTCAGTTGTTGGCGCACTCTTCGCCTCAGCATTTGCAACAGCAGCTCAGCCAGAAGCAGTTCCAGGTGAGTACGTCGTTAAGTTGAGAGAACCAATCTCTGCTTATAAGAATCAAATGAATGTATTGAGCCAAGAGCTCGGTTCATACATTAAGTCTTCAATTCCAGGTCAAAACATCGTAGTTATCAAACGCCCTGTGTTTGAAATGCAATCATCGGTTGTAAAAGCGATGGCGCAAAATCCAAGCATCGAAGTGATCGAGCCTAACTATATTTATCATGCAAGCAGAACTCCGAACGATCCAATGCTCGGCCAGCTTTGGGGTATGCTCAACGTCGGCCAAGCAGATGCAGACAAGCAACAAGGTATTGCGGGAACTGATATTGGCGCGACTCAAGCTTGGGACATCGAAACGGGTTCTAAGAATGTGATTATCGCCGTTATCGATACAGGGGTTGATTACACAAACCCTGACTTGGCTCCTAATATGTGGACCAATGCAGCTGAATTGAACGGTAAAAAAGGTGTTGATGATGATGGTAATGGCGTTGTTGACGACATCTATGGTTACAACACGATCAATAACAGCGGTGATCCAAAAGATGACCACGGTCACGGTTCGCACTGCTCTGGCACTATCGGTGCTAAAGGTGATGATGGCAAAGGGATCGTAGGTGTTAACTGGAATACTCGCATCATGGCAGTTAAGTTCCTCGATGCAAACGGTTCTGGTACTCTTGAAAATGCAATCAAAGGTATCGATTACGCTTCTAAAATGGGCGCAAAGATCATGTCGAACTCATGGGGCGGCGGCGGCGAATCTCAAACTTTGAGAGAAGCTATTGAAAGATCTAACAAAGCCGGCGCTCTTTTCGTAGCAGCAGCTGGTAACGAATCTAACAACAACGATGCGAACCCTTCTTACCCGGCTTCTTACCAAGTACCAAACGTACTTTCAGTCGCAGCAGTAGATAATAGAGGCCAAATTGCTTCTTTCTCTAACTACGGTAAGAACTCAGTTCATGTTGGTGCGCCCGGTGTGAACATCGTGAGCACAACGACTAATGGATATGAAGCATGGTCTGGGACTTCAATGGCGACTCCGCATGTATCAGGTGTTGCTGGTTTGATTGCTTCTCATGAGCCTGGTTTGAGCGCGATTGAAATCAGAAACCGCATTATCACGACAGCTCGTCCAATCGCGGGTCTTCGTGGCAAAGTTCGTGGCGCCGGTTTCGTAAACGCTTATGCAGCTTTAACAAACACAGTTCCACAACCTGACGCGAACGATCCAGCAAACTGGCAAGCAATGTCGGTGTCTGCGGCGACAGCTCATCCATATGCTGATAAGTCGAATGAAACATACGAAGTTTCTGTGCCGGGCGCGAAAGAGTTCTCTCTTTACTTCTCGAAGTTCGAAACTGAAAGAGGTTACGACACAGTTCAATTCTTCGATGCAAAAGGCAAACTCGTAGGAGAAATGTCAGGCAATAACGATGACAGCTTCTCGCCTGTGATCACTGGTGATTATGTGAAAATCGTCTTCAAGTCCGATGACTCTGTAAGCCTCTACGGCTTTGAAGTGACAAAGGCAGCTTGGAGATAA
- a CDS encoding alpha/beta hydrolase, with protein sequence MTMIEKESGVFESFDKTPIYYEVRGEGEPLILIYGIACLMNHWHFQMEHFSKHYKVITFDIRGHHKSQPLGNPQNLKVSDLVDDIVGLMDHLQISKAHFAGHSFGAPLLLELFRVAPERIGSMTYINGFSKNPIKGMFGLDVVEPFYYFVKAQYEKSPDLWTTLWRMAVDNPFSMFLAGAAGGFNLKLTHFKDIEVYARGVAHMDLRTFLVLFEELMKFDGELILPTVNVPTLIISGERDNVTPQKFQQEFHHKIAGSEFVVVPYGSHCTQLDFPDYINMKMDAFLKKYEL encoded by the coding sequence ATGACAATGATTGAAAAAGAAAGTGGCGTCTTTGAAAGCTTCGACAAGACTCCGATTTACTACGAAGTTCGTGGTGAAGGGGAGCCGTTGATTCTGATCTATGGAATTGCCTGCCTCATGAATCACTGGCACTTCCAAATGGAGCATTTCTCAAAGCACTACAAAGTGATTACTTTCGATATTCGTGGTCATCATAAGAGCCAGCCCCTCGGAAATCCGCAGAATTTGAAAGTCTCGGATCTTGTCGATGATATCGTGGGACTCATGGATCATCTGCAAATTTCAAAAGCGCACTTTGCCGGTCACAGCTTCGGCGCGCCTTTATTGCTAGAGCTTTTCCGTGTTGCTCCTGAGCGTATTGGCTCAATGACATACATCAACGGATTTTCTAAGAATCCTATCAAGGGCATGTTCGGTCTCGATGTCGTAGAGCCTTTTTATTATTTTGTGAAAGCTCAATATGAAAAGTCTCCGGATCTGTGGACAACCTTGTGGAGAATGGCTGTAGATAATCCTTTCTCGATGTTCCTTGCTGGCGCTGCTGGTGGCTTCAATCTGAAGCTCACTCATTTCAAAGATATCGAAGTGTATGCTCGCGGAGTTGCTCACATGGATCTCCGCACTTTCTTGGTTTTATTCGAAGAGCTCATGAAATTCGACGGCGAGCTCATTCTTCCAACAGTGAATGTGCCGACGTTGATCATCTCTGGCGAACGCGACAATGTGACTCCTCAGAAGTTCCAGCAAGAGTTCCATCATAAGATTGCCGGCAGTGAGTTTGTGGTTGTGCCTTATGGCTCTCACTGCACTCAGCTTGATTTTCCGGATTACATCAATATGAAGATGGACGCCTTTCTTAAAAAATACGAGCTTTAA
- the rpsF gene encoding 30S ribosomal protein S6 has translation METSKATVKRPYEVIVVVHPDATVDEQKELFRKNKATIETYKGSVFSLETWGKRTLANPIGKLKKAIFFHSYFEADTQAINELERTMRINEKVLRFMHTRLDERTALAKHAETFKKGLAESAAREKEREAKIAARKAAFAAANSERGERGDRGDRPERGERGDRGDRGDRFEKK, from the coding sequence ATGGAAACATCTAAAGCGACTGTAAAACGTCCTTATGAAGTAATCGTTGTCGTTCACCCAGACGCGACCGTTGACGAACAAAAAGAGCTTTTCAGAAAAAATAAAGCTACTATCGAAACCTACAAAGGTTCTGTGTTCTCATTGGAAACTTGGGGCAAACGCACGCTTGCTAACCCTATTGGTAAGTTGAAGAAAGCTATTTTCTTCCATTCTTACTTCGAAGCAGACACTCAAGCGATCAACGAGCTTGAGCGTACTATGCGCATCAACGAAAAAGTACTTCGCTTCATGCACACTCGTCTTGACGAGCGTACAGCTTTGGCGAAGCACGCTGAAACCTTCAAAAAAGGTTTGGCTGAATCTGCAGCACGTGAAAAAGAGCGCGAAGCAAAAATCGCAGCTCGTAAAGCGGCTTTTGCAGCAGCTAACTCTGAACGTGGTGAGCGCGGCGATCGCGGTGACCGTCCAGAGCGTGGCGAACGCGGTGATCGTGGTGATCGCGGCGATCGTTTTGAGAAGAAGTAG
- a CDS encoding DUF2232 domain-containing protein has protein sequence MRVKHSPRKFLAIFSISVLLSLLTVVFGAPLMRVLRITYGALTYWLLGVAVAAFFWFIDAPALALFVGSIWMTLGVYMELERKGLRWTASALIGIVSGLLFFATAAVINLGKVGVHDLAAAKTLVEQFINDKIVAMNPGLQLDAGLLVQLIPSAIVTILVVALGVGLMFEKRVFSWLDLPRERVASQLKLLEFRLPDFVIWVAMIAFLLTMENFNVKALEILGLNIVNVCTVLYFFQGLAIIEVSLRSFRAGALLRAVTYLLLVGQLFPAVCAIGLIDYWVDFRKRLKKMRLASGKN, from the coding sequence ATGAGAGTTAAACACTCGCCCCGAAAATTCCTGGCCATTTTTTCGATTTCAGTTTTGTTATCATTACTGACGGTGGTTTTTGGGGCTCCTCTCATGCGCGTACTACGAATTACTTACGGCGCGCTTACTTATTGGCTCTTGGGTGTCGCAGTGGCGGCCTTCTTCTGGTTTATCGATGCTCCGGCTCTCGCACTCTTTGTAGGCTCTATTTGGATGACTTTAGGGGTTTACATGGAATTGGAGAGAAAGGGCCTTCGATGGACAGCCTCCGCCCTCATTGGGATTGTCTCTGGTCTGTTGTTTTTTGCAACGGCGGCAGTGATTAATCTCGGTAAAGTTGGAGTGCATGATCTTGCTGCGGCTAAGACCCTTGTAGAACAGTTCATCAACGACAAGATCGTAGCGATGAATCCTGGTCTGCAATTAGATGCCGGTCTTCTGGTCCAGCTCATCCCATCAGCGATCGTCACTATCTTGGTAGTGGCCCTAGGTGTTGGGTTGATGTTTGAGAAAAGAGTTTTTTCCTGGTTGGATCTTCCGCGGGAAAGAGTGGCTTCTCAACTCAAATTGTTGGAATTTCGCCTTCCAGATTTTGTGATCTGGGTTGCGATGATAGCCTTCCTTCTGACAATGGAGAATTTCAACGTGAAGGCGTTAGAGATTCTTGGATTGAATATCGTCAACGTATGTACGGTGCTTTATTTCTTCCAGGGTTTGGCAATAATTGAGGTAAGTCTCAGATCTTTCAGAGCCGGTGCTTTGCTAAGAGCTGTGACTTATTTATTACTAGTCGGCCAATTGTTCCCAGCAGTGTGTGCAATTGGTTTGATTGATTACTGGGTTGATTTCAGAAAGCGTCTCAAAAAAATGAGACTGGCTTCTGGGAAAAACTAG